Proteins co-encoded in one Ignavibacteria bacterium genomic window:
- a CDS encoding Zn-dependent hydrolase — protein sequence MKSILLTILILTLLNSGNLFSQNDYAKQRVQAFKKVSLSTDLSRLTANEQKMIPILIEISKIMDDLFWKQNFGDKEKFLSGLTDEYEKQFALINYGPWDQLNDEKPFIKGYGERPAGANFYPIEMTKSDFEKIKDPMKMSPYSIVVKDGGEYKVVMYSKSYERELKRASELLKQASELAEDAGLKKYLSMRAEALVTDNYQPSDFAWMEMKTNVIDFVVGPIENYTDQLFGYKTAFEAYVLVKDVEWSKKLEKFASLLPQLQRELPVDEKYKQEEAGADSDLNAYDALYYAGDCNSGSKTIAINLPNDEEVQLKSGSRRLQLKNVMKAKFDAIMAPISDLLITPEQRKYSKFNAFFENVMFHEVAHGLGIKNTITGAGTVRDVLKEQYSGLEEGKADILGLYLVTKLYEMGELKDGELMDNYVTFLAGIFRSCRFGAASAHGKANMVRFYYFQEKGAFTRNSDGTYTVNFEKMKDAVISSSQQILKIQGDGDYAGAKALIEKDGFIKEELKKDLERVNNAGIPVDIVFE from the coding sequence ATGAAAAGCATACTATTAACAATCTTAATCTTAACATTATTGAATTCAGGAAATTTATTTTCGCAAAATGATTACGCAAAACAGAGAGTTCAGGCGTTTAAGAAGGTGAGTCTTTCGACGGATTTAAGCAGACTTACGGCTAACGAACAGAAGATGATTCCGATATTGATAGAAATATCAAAAATTATGGATGACCTTTTCTGGAAACAGAACTTCGGTGATAAGGAAAAATTTCTTTCGGGTTTGACGGATGAATACGAGAAGCAGTTTGCACTGATAAACTATGGACCGTGGGATCAGTTGAATGACGAGAAGCCATTTATAAAAGGTTACGGCGAGAGACCAGCCGGAGCGAATTTCTATCCCATTGAAATGACAAAGAGTGATTTTGAAAAAATAAAAGATCCAATGAAGATGAGTCCTTATTCGATAGTTGTAAAGGATGGTGGGGAATACAAAGTAGTTATGTATTCAAAGTCATACGAGAGGGAGCTGAAGAGAGCCTCGGAGCTTTTAAAACAGGCGTCGGAACTTGCTGAAGACGCGGGTTTAAAGAAGTATTTATCGATGAGAGCGGAAGCGCTTGTTACTGATAACTATCAGCCGAGTGATTTTGCATGGATGGAAATGAAGACGAACGTGATAGATTTTGTGGTTGGACCGATAGAGAATTACACAGACCAGTTATTCGGATACAAGACAGCATTTGAGGCATACGTTTTAGTGAAGGATGTGGAATGGAGCAAGAAACTTGAAAAGTTTGCGTCACTACTACCTCAATTACAGCGGGAACTGCCTGTTGATGAAAAGTATAAACAGGAAGAAGCGGGAGCTGATTCAGATTTAAACGCATATGATGCATTATATTATGCAGGTGACTGCAATTCAGGAAGCAAGACGATAGCAATTAATTTACCTAATGATGAAGAAGTCCAGTTAAAATCGGGGTCAAGAAGACTACAATTAAAGAATGTGATGAAGGCAAAGTTCGATGCGATAATGGCACCGATATCAGATTTACTGATTACACCGGAGCAGAGGAAATACAGCAAGTTCAACGCCTTTTTTGAAAACGTGATGTTTCATGAAGTTGCTCATGGATTGGGGATAAAGAATACAATAACCGGTGCGGGTACGGTAAGGGATGTATTAAAAGAACAATATTCAGGACTTGAGGAAGGCAAGGCGGATATTTTAGGTCTTTACTTAGTGACAAAGCTTTATGAAATGGGTGAGTTAAAAGACGGAGAACTTATGGATAACTATGTGACTTTTCTGGCCGGGATATTCCGTTCATGCAGGTTTGGTGCTGCGAGCGCACACGGCAAAGCAAATATGGTTAGGTTCTATTATTTTCAGGAAAAGGGTGCATTCACAAGAAATTCTGACGGTACTTACACGGTGAATTTTGAGAAGATGAAAGATGCTGTTATATCATCATCACAGCAAATCTTGAAGATACAGGGAGACGGTGACTATGCGGGTGCGAAAGCGTTGATTGAGAAAGACGGGTTTATAAAAGAAGAACTGAAGAAGGATCTGGAAAGGGTAAATAATGCCGGGATACCGGTGGATATAGTTTTTGAATAA
- a CDS encoding nucleotide sugar dehydrogenase, which translates to MKFYKKVCCIGAGYVGGPTMAVIAAKCPEYKITVTDINKEKINAWKTDELPIFEPGLLEVVKSVRGKNLFFTTDVGKAIKESDIIFISVNTPTKQFGEGKGRASDLQYVESTARSIIENSEEGKIVVEKSTLPVKTAETLNAILGSNEKELKFEVLSNPEFLAEGTAVNDLINPDRVLIGSYETESGRKARQELADLYLNWVPKEKIIMSNVWSSELSKLTANAFLAQRISSINSISALCEITGANIEELSKAIGMDSRIGSKFLNASVGFGGSCFKKDILNLVYISESMGLHEVAEYWEWVIRMNDYQTKRFVNRMIKNMFNTLSGKKIAMFGFAFKANTGDTRETPAFYAAKFMAEENAHIVITDPKALGNARKDLKEFKGKVEFTDNPYKAAEHADAIAIMTEWEVYKTLDYKKIYGLMRKPCNIFDGRNILDAEEIRRIGFGYFSVGH; encoded by the coding sequence ATGAAGTTTTATAAAAAAGTTTGCTGTATAGGGGCGGGTTATGTCGGCGGTCCTACGATGGCTGTGATTGCAGCAAAATGTCCGGAGTATAAGATAACCGTGACGGATATAAATAAAGAAAAGATTAATGCCTGGAAGACGGATGAGCTGCCGATATTTGAGCCTGGTTTGCTGGAGGTTGTAAAATCGGTCAGAGGGAAGAACTTATTTTTTACGACTGATGTGGGTAAGGCGATTAAGGAATCGGATATCATATTTATATCAGTGAACACACCAACAAAGCAATTCGGTGAGGGCAAAGGCAGGGCGTCTGACCTTCAGTATGTTGAGAGTACTGCAAGGAGCATCATTGAAAATTCAGAAGAAGGGAAGATAGTCGTTGAAAAAAGCACTCTGCCTGTTAAGACAGCAGAGACATTGAACGCGATACTCGGGAGCAACGAGAAAGAATTAAAGTTTGAAGTACTATCGAATCCGGAATTTTTAGCTGAAGGTACTGCGGTAAATGATTTAATAAATCCGGACAGGGTATTAATCGGTTCATACGAGACTGAATCGGGCAGGAAAGCGAGGCAGGAATTAGCGGATTTATACCTGAACTGGGTTCCAAAAGAAAAAATTATAATGAGTAATGTATGGAGCTCAGAGCTTTCGAAACTAACGGCTAATGCTTTTTTAGCACAGAGAATTTCATCTATAAACAGCATATCAGCTTTATGTGAAATTACGGGTGCGAATATAGAGGAACTGAGTAAAGCGATAGGAATGGATTCGAGAATCGGATCGAAATTTTTAAATGCGAGTGTAGGATTTGGAGGCTCATGCTTCAAGAAAGATATATTGAATCTGGTTTATATTAGCGAATCGATGGGACTTCATGAAGTTGCTGAGTACTGGGAATGGGTCATAAGGATGAACGATTACCAGACGAAGAGGTTTGTAAACAGGATGATAAAGAACATGTTTAACACTTTATCGGGGAAAAAGATAGCGATGTTTGGATTCGCGTTCAAAGCGAACACGGGCGACACGAGGGAAACACCGGCGTTTTATGCTGCGAAATTTATGGCGGAAGAAAATGCACATATTGTTATAACGGATCCGAAGGCATTAGGAAATGCGAGAAAAGATTTAAAAGAATTTAAAGGCAAGGTAGAGTTCACTGATAATCCTTACAAAGCCGCGGAGCATGCGGATGCGATTGCGATAATGACTGAGTGGGAAGTTTACAAGACGCTTGATTACAAAAAGATTTACGGACTTATGAGAAAGCCATGCAATATTTTTGACGGAAGAAATATTCTTGATGCGGAAGAAATAAGAAGAATAGGATTTGGGTATTTTAGTGTCGGGCATTAG
- a CDS encoding SLBB domain-containing protein codes for MKRILFITLFVFTALNFLYCQDDTLTQQTDSLLYREQDLKRISTNYFNLSKPNKFNFEVVVIGGVKNPGIYLVPQGTSLVEVVALTGGAPDESIFENFKLIRTKEKNPELRKDTIFVFDYLDYFDKEKEGTVKQINPILKPGDIIAFAIKPEKDFWQVAQGIAGVVVLPILSMLTVLLNIMIYNK; via the coding sequence ATGAAAAGAATTTTGTTTATAACTTTGTTTGTTTTTACTGCATTGAATTTTTTGTATTGTCAGGATGATACACTTACCCAACAAACCGATTCTCTATTATACAGGGAGCAGGATTTGAAAAGGATAAGTACAAATTACTTTAATTTATCGAAACCAAATAAGTTTAATTTCGAAGTTGTTGTAATTGGCGGAGTCAAAAACCCAGGAATTTATTTGGTACCACAAGGAACAAGTCTTGTTGAAGTTGTAGCATTGACAGGCGGTGCACCTGATGAGAGTATTTTTGAGAATTTCAAACTTATTAGAACAAAGGAAAAAAATCCTGAATTGAGGAAAGATACAATATTTGTTTTTGATTATCTTGATTATTTTGATAAAGAAAAAGAAGGTACAGTAAAGCAAATTAATCCAATTTTAAAACCAGGTGATATTATCGCATTCGCAATTAAACCGGAAAAGGATTTCTGGCAGGTTGCACAAGGTATAGCAGGAGTGGTTGTATTACCAATATTATCAATGCTAACAGTATTATTAAATATTATGATATATAACAAATAA
- a CDS encoding polysaccharide biosynthesis protein gives MIKNKQILITGGTGSFGNTIVDKLLKETNPASITVFSRDEKKQYDMRNKYHDERLKFIIGDVRDRERVYKAIKGVDIVFHAAALKQVPNCEFFPYEAVQTNIIGTQNVLDAAEDEEIEKIVVLSTDKAVYPINAMGISKAMLEKLMLAKARTSKSKTVFCGVRYGNVMYSRGSVFPLFVEQIKANKPITITNGEMTRFLLPLPIAIDLVLFALEEGQNGDILVRKSPASTVDDMAEATLKIFNSNAEVKEIGIREGEKMHETLVTQEDLMKAESYDNYYRIRNLEKIDFEKYFSEGTINHFPKEGYTSANTQRLSLEETVNLVLSLKEIQEELNA, from the coding sequence ATGATAAAAAATAAGCAAATTCTTATCACAGGTGGGACAGGATCATTTGGTAATACGATAGTTGATAAGCTGCTGAAGGAGACAAATCCTGCATCAATAACAGTCTTCAGCCGTGATGAGAAGAAACAATATGATATGCGTAATAAATACCATGATGAAAGGTTAAAGTTTATCATTGGTGATGTTAGAGACCGAGAAAGAGTTTACAAAGCGATAAAAGGAGTTGATATAGTTTTTCATGCAGCAGCATTGAAACAGGTACCTAATTGTGAATTTTTTCCTTACGAAGCAGTACAGACGAATATAATAGGCACACAGAATGTATTGGACGCTGCAGAAGATGAAGAAATAGAGAAGATAGTAGTATTAAGTACTGATAAAGCAGTATATCCTATTAATGCAATGGGCATATCAAAGGCTATGCTTGAGAAACTGATGCTAGCAAAAGCGCGGACATCTAAATCCAAAACAGTATTTTGCGGAGTAAGGTACGGAAACGTAATGTATTCAAGAGGATCCGTATTTCCGTTGTTTGTTGAGCAAATAAAGGCAAATAAACCGATAACAATAACTAACGGAGAAATGACAAGATTTTTATTACCACTGCCGATAGCTATTGACCTAGTACTATTTGCTCTTGAAGAGGGTCAAAACGGAGATATTTTAGTAAGAAAATCACCCGCATCAACAGTAGATGATATGGCAGAAGCGACATTGAAAATATTCAATTCCAATGCTGAAGTTAAAGAAATTGGAATCAGGGAAGGTGAAAAAATGCATGAAACGCTTGTAACACAAGAAGACCTTATGAAAGCAGAAAGTTACGATAATTATTACAGGATTAGAAACCTTGAAAAGATAGATTTTGAAAAATATTTCTCAGAGGGTACGATAAATCATTTTCCGAAAGAAGGATATACATCAGCCAACACTCAACGGTTAAGCCTGGAAGAGACAGTAAACCTTGTTCTTTCATTAAAAGAGATTCAGGAAGAACTAAATGCATAG